A section of the Acomys russatus chromosome 10, mAcoRus1.1, whole genome shotgun sequence genome encodes:
- the LOC127194723 gene encoding putative vomeronasal receptor-like protein 4: MSSLENILYFQAGLGVLANMFLNFFYTCIILDHRCKPMDLISCQLTFIHIMMLLTAGEIWLADIFESLNVKNDFKCKATFYIHRVMRGLSICITCLLSVSQAVTISPSTSVLAKYKHKLKKHIFNASLYIWSFNLSFSSRWIFYGGGFINVSETNQMKVSKFCSLFSMNYIIRGFLLTVTTARDVFLVGVMLTTSTYMVILLFRHQRQCKHLHSIRQLRASPEKRATQTILVLVVFFVAVYWVDFIISCIPFLLWTYSPVILTVQKFVMNIYPTITPLVQISSDNRIINVLKILWSKRHQIFKKR, translated from the coding sequence atgTCCTCATTAGAGAATATCCTTTATTTCCAAGCTGGACTTGGAGTCTTAGCCAatatgtttcttaattttttctataCCTGTATAATCCTAGATCACAGGTGTAAGCCCATGGACCTGATCTCCTGTCAACTGACCTTCATTCACATAATGATGCTCCTCACTGCAGGGGAAATTTGGCTTGCAGACATATTTGAGTCATTGAATGTTAAGAATGACTTCAAATGTAAGGCAACTTTTTACATACACAGGGTGATGAGAGGCCTCTCCATCTGcatcacctgcctcctgagtgtgtctCAGGCTGTCACTATCAGTCCCAGTACCTCTGTGTTggcaaaatataaacataaactgaaaaaacacatttttaatgctTCCTTATATATTTGGTCTTTCAACTTGTCCTTCAGCAGTAGGTGGATCTTCTATGGTGGTGGTTTTATCAATGTAAGTGAGACCAACCAGATGAAAGTCTCTAAATTCTGCTCACTCTTCTCCATGAACTACATCATCAGAGGATTTCTTTTAACAGTGACAACTGccagagatgtgtttcttgtaggaGTCATGCTGACAACAAGCACATACATGGTGATTCTTTTGTTCAGACATCAGAGGCAATGCAAGCATCTTCATAGCATCCGCCAACTGAGAGCATCTCCTGAGAAAAGGGCCACACAGACCATCTTGGTGCTGGTGGTTTTCTTTGTGGCCGTTTACTGGGTTGACTTCATTATTTCATGCATCCCATTCCTCTTATGGACGTACAGCCCAGTCATCCTGACTGTTCAGAAGTTTGTGATGAATATTTATCCCACAATTACTCCTTTGGTACAAATCAGTTCTGATAACAGAATAATCAATGTACTGAAAATCCTGTGGTCAAAGAGgcaccagatttttaaaaaaagatga